The Bombus vancouverensis nearcticus chromosome 3, iyBomVanc1_principal, whole genome shotgun sequence genomic sequence TAGGAAAAATTTACTACCTTTTGACCATGAAGAAACGTACTTCAATATACATGGATGTCTATATAACATTAGATTCTGAAACATAAGTATACTATTGTTACACACATCCATTTTTTAATTAGCTAAAATAATATaactaaaaagaaaattaaggaTGATTGATACATGCACATGTGACACTTTACAATATGTAAGGTAATTAATGAATCAATGTTAACCTTTGCAGCTTTCTCTAAAGGCGATGGATTTCCAAAATTTGCATTATAATGTAAAGATGGCTCACTGACAAACACTGAAATCCTTTGTGCATTGTATCCATTCACACAGGCCATATAATGCGTCCAAAAATCAGTTATTTCCACAGGTTTTTCGTCAATTTTCAGCCCATTAAGGGCACTTTTTTCATTCCCCATTAATTTTACTggtttaaaaaaaagaagaaatttatgTATAAATACAATAATGATCAAAAGCaacaatatattttttgttatgAAAAATCCTCGTAAAAAATTACCTTACGTCTCAATTTCATTCTACTTTAACCACATCACTATGACGAATTATATACATCGTATGTTCAACTACCTCTTCGGTATTTCTCTGATACGAGATATgatatacgatatacatatgATAGACAACGAAAAAGTGTTTCTGTTGTATTAGAccgatatatatttttattactaatttaatttttattaattattttttgcaTCAAAGTCTGTATTTAAAAGtacgaaatatattaaatatttttacttgtgtgtgtataattaaattattaagaatgGGAGAAAAAATGATATCTGAAACGTTTTACTTTTAAAGATATAGAAATAGGTTCATATTAGTCGTAAGACAGTGCAAATACTGCAAAGTACTACGATTATAAATCAAGAATAACGCTTTATCAgtattcattttattttcatgttgtaattatttatataagtttgaattattcagatatttatataagttaaattttaattgtaaataGATGAAATCATAGATATTTTATAACTTAAAGCTGGCTACAAGGGTCCGTCATATTATTATGTTACATTTTTAAGATTTACAAAGAGCAATTTATCGcactatttaatttcattattttcgcagCATACAATCAGTAACGTAATTTTGCAGCATTTAAAAACAACATTTAGTTTTAAAATGAAACATACAGAGATACATGTACACATAAaccgaaaaaataattattatcaatatcACGTTCATACATACGTTTTAACATTTTGCCGCTATCTACTTGCATACATTCCATACATACACGGAGTGCTTACTCATCTTTTCCAATGCATACGTAGCATTTCCAGATTCTACATCAgtagtaaataattaaaaatatttgtagtcaAAACAGCACATATTTTTCGCTACTATTAAAGGTATCGGTATATTACACGATTATGATaaattgttcattattattatttgattacATTGTAATCGACAGACCCTTGCGCCTGCAtcttatttgttatatttttcatatacaaTCCAGAAGATCACATCGCACATAAGCGACAATAGGCAAATGGataaatcaattatacgttaagtctttgaaatatttcaagataCTTTCACACAACCGGTTTCTGTACTTCTGCGCCGTATTACTTACATGTCCTTCGATTTCTTCATCCATGTGTTGTCAGCCGCTAAATATTCACTTGTAaggataatattatttaataatatatgtgTGAAAGTAATGATGTCTATATCGTTAGTGATGATGTTGACTAAGGGTAATAATATCAATGACAATGATAATGACAATCGATTATGATTATAAAGGTACGCTCTATTATACTAATTGAGAGTATCGTAAAATTGGTATATCAAATTTATAACAATGATTAGAATGATAATGATGACAACAACGACGATGACAACGACGACGGTTAGTGGTAGTATTTTTAAGTAATATTGGTATCATTAATAAAAGATAATGAAATGTAATGAAATATCATGAAAATTATAGCTAAATATCGGAAAATGGTATATGttataatgaatataaaatGTGGTATATGTATTAAGAAATATGAAGCAATACTACTGGAagaatattattgtaatattaaaCGCTGTAGTAACATCAGTAACAGTATTAAGAACAATAACTAATTGTATGTTAATGTTACAATCCATAATGCTATACTATTATAATAATCACATAAACAAAGAGCTGTTGTTACTATTACTTCTACTACTGTTACTATTGGCACTACTACTATTAGTACTATTACTGATATTAAAAGCTATTAGTTACAATGcgtaataacaatgaatgaAATAATAGAAAACTGATTTATTTGACTAATTATTCTTGAAGCCATAATAATCACTTGCgatattattcaaaattatccgagaaaatacaaatttatttatggCAGTAAGTCAAAGGCACCGGTGTTTCAACTATTTTTCAAGCGCGTGCTTTCACGCTATTGTTCATACATTTACAGTTATGATTATTAAACTTTTTACGGAGATACTCATATGAAAAAGAGTAAATTAATTAAGCGAtagcaatatttttttattaaacgtatttcagaaaaattaaaattgttattGATTTGTACTCTCATCTTTCTTATAGAATTATGGAAGAAACTTTAGTAAGAATTTATGTAACTTTTATACGAAATGACGATAAGATTGGCAGTGTATATTTTAACAATTCCATAAATCATATTTAATTAAACGAGTAATCGTCGCtccaaaaaaattaataaaatttgtctcttttatatactattatttattttaaaaaattttgcataatattaataatacaacATTATCGTCATAACGGGGATGTAGAATGGTAGTAATGATGATGATTTCAACGACGATGACGGGCAACGATGGCATTGATAATGAAATGATGATAACGAAGGCAGCAGCAGAAACGATGTCAGCCATATATTACAGCTAataatagtaattattattatgataGTAATgctgatgataataataataataacaacaataatggTAGGAATAGTAATAgtagcaacagcagcagcagtagtagtagtggtgttggtagcagtagtagtagaaGCAGCAAGAATAGCAGTAGTAAACTCTGTAATGTTTTTTTTTGCTATAATAGTATGGATTAgtgataatgtaataataagtaataagtaataataataataatgatgacaataataataataataataataataatagcagcgGTAATAGTAACAACGACGGCGATGGTGAtgatcatatattatatatgttgtAATATAGTAATACAATAgaaataatgatgatgataatgatgacaatagtattacaaataaaataaaattaaaataaaataataattattatcgtaTTATTGTAGTGCTAGAACCGCAACGAAAGCAAGGAGTATACAATTCTTCTACACATGTACGTTGCGACAGACAATGCTGCAACCTATTGGAATATTACTATACACGAAAAATCGAGCGCATTTcgaatttctgtaagcaataCTCCTCGtatcatttatttttctaataatcGATACTCTTTTTGAGAGTGGTTAGGTCATGATAATATATTCAGTACTATAAACGATTGTTGCACTATTTATTTTTCACAAGCTTCACCATGACCTCACAGTATATCAATAAACGATTAATGTACACGAATTTCTTTAATTGTCATATTGGGGAACGTCATGCAAATTCGTACGATCATCGCATGTATATACTTTCTTGTTTTAATTTCGATATACACAACAACAGTCTTCTTTATCGatttgttcttttttcattttagtgATACTCTACAAATAATAGCGACGATCGTGTAATATCTTTGTCGAACTACGTTTCACAAAAATCTGATTTTAATATTATCGTATACCACAGACCGCCGTCGTGTCCATATACAGAAACATAAGTCTTGTGCACATCTTTTTTATCTTCACAGTTGATAATGTAATTAATTGATTCGGATGATCGATTGACATCGAGTGAATATACGTTGTGCGCGTCAGTCTAATCATTTaacttcttttatttatttatttatttattttttaactgaaCAACGTGTTAATGTCCCTGATGTTGAAAGACGTAATTTACAGGGACTTTTTCAGATGATAATTATCCTCGATGGTATCGATCAGGTTTCACTTTACTTCGGGTATTTGTCTTACATCCCCGACATTGCTGCCGTCTTActatttgcaatattttttcGAACAGAAAGGAATGTTCGATAAAAGCGATTTGTTTGTTGAGAATTCATGAAAGGTAAAACATTTATGATTGTTAATTCGGAGAAGCATTGGTATGTATAACAACAATATCATCTATCGTTTTCCTTCTTTGATACATCATGATTAAATTATTCTAACTAGACATGGccaaattattaattacgaaTTCTAAGCTCGCAAGCCGCTTTAAATCGACAAATATAATATCAGTTGGAGTTCATATCGCTCCACACGTATGACAAGTTAATCATTATCATTTACCTTTCGATCGATGTCGCACCATTATATATGATCgcaaattgcattttcaaaatGTAGATCGAATGTTCTTTGTCACAATTCACTCGTTTTGTTGATTAACTTCTTCCTTATTGTCATTGTCTTGTGAATTTACGTTTGTTTTAGCGCCTCCTTGCTGAGCACCAGAACTACCATCGTTGATTTTATCATTGTGCGAATCTGCCTTTTCATTTGTGTCCATTTTAACGTTtcctaaaaggaaaaaataaaacaatataagaattagcttaaattttttaattttatgataCTACAACAGTTGTTTATATTAGCattattatgatataataaatgCGAACCTTGGGTAGAATAGTATTGTTGTTGCATCTTCATATTtcgttgctgttgttgctgttgatGCAGATTCGGTCTGTGGCGGTTTATTTGAacttgttgctgctgctgttgcgaCGGCATGCAATTaggttgttgttgctgttgttgcgtAGGATTATTCGGATTTGGACCCGGTGTAAATGGAACAACTGGTCTCTGAATGGGCGGTGGATATCTTTGTTGCGATGGTTGAATTCCAGCACGTGGTGGCATGCCCATGCCACGAATATTTTGTTGTAAAATCTATAATAATTTCATCATTAtcaatcttttctttttaatttaatattctatatattacaattttatcaattGTCCGTTGTAAATAATAGTTACTTGTTATTGtcaattttatcaaaaaattaattaccTATTTCCTACTATTGTTATCTCATctctataattattatttattgttcttcTAACTTACAATTTGCTTCAGCAGACTGAAAGACTTAATTATAAATGTAAGAACATAGCAAATACAGTTTGTTATTGATGATCTAAGCGTAATGACTTACCAAAGTTGACTGACTAACACCTTGATACTGTTGATATTTGTGATGTTGTGTTGGACTAGGTTGTGGTTGTTGAGATGAAGATTGTTGCTTACAGTTTCTTGATTTCGGAGATGGAATTTGTGGTGCTGCAAAGTTTTCTTGGCATTATATAGATTCCAAAGAACGCCataacaatttaataaaaagtaatttaatttactaGAACTGAAAACTGATGCAAGCACATCTTGCTGATTCCCCGACGGACTCTTTAATTGTCTAGGTTGTTCTTGTGGTTGATGTTTGCTAAGAAAAGTAGGGCCTGTGTTTGCTGGTCCAGGTAGTCCTCCTGTCGGATTACGAAACTGCTGAGCTGCTGCAGCAATCTGTAACCCCGAACTAGATAAGAAACCTGAGCTGAAGTTTTGGAGTCCAACAGGAGCAGCACTGCCAGTTGCCAAACTTTGGCTGTGCTGACCAAATCCCTGAAGTCCATAATGAGTACCAGTTTGCTGTGTAGCCCCCCCTGGCTGATAAAAACCTGTTTGCGATCCGGGAAATACatctaaaataaatagaaatatcaaagaatcataaatgaaaatataataatgatagTTTATTTTAGGAATTATCAATACGTATACATTTCATTACTTACCAGCCGAAGTTGCGCTATAATAACTATTAGCCGAGGCTTGTACGTTCGGACCGGGTCTCTGTACCAATTGGGAATTGCCCATGTAACTCCCACTCACTCCAAGTACTTGATTTGGATCATATGGTATGTACgttaactaaaaaaaaaaaaagaaaaaaaagaaaaaaaaaagaaaaaaaaagatatacgCATCTTGCAAATAATCTGATAAATAACTTCGTGCAGGAAATTAAATAAGTATTAACCATATGTCGTTAAACTAAACTAAGACGTACTGGGTTTGGTTGAGGAGCAGACGGTGCTTGAAAATGAGGAGCTTTAGTTCCGATAGCTCCAATTGGTTGAGAGGATGGCTTCACACTGGCTGACAtcaaagaatttgaagaagagCTAATAAGAACTGTATTTGGATTATTACTAAGCTGCTGATTTTGTCCAAATGGCGGAGCAGCAGCTGCGGTCTGCGAAAAGTGAACGttcttgtattttattatattatatatacatatgttcaaTGAGATATTCAACAAATTTTAACCACGTGTATACCCAATAACTAACATGCATAGTACGTTTGTTTCGTTCTCAATAATTAACACAAAGCTTGTGCATGATATTCGGTTCAAGCTTTTAAATTCGACTTAGTTAGTTTACTAATATACTAAACTTTTAAACAGAAAATATCCTCATATGCATATAGTAATAATAGAGTATCTAAGTGATTaacaaaataaaacgaaacaaatctttattgcatatgttattttttttattcagaGTAAGTTCAACATATGAATCAAGTTGATCAAATAATACCTCACAGAACATCCTGTATATATATTCTTGTATCAAATTAATTTCAGCATCGAATAAtcgttccttttctttctttattatttattcacaTAGCAACGCATTGCGATAGAGAACGATATTTGATATGTGATTTGTAGTTGCTGAAACGATTTTCTCGAATGCGAAACGGGGTACGTTACACAGGGCAATTACTTACGATCCGGTACTGTGAAAGATTGTTTTGATACATGTCCGGAGTTGGCGCATTCGGTGCATGCGGTGGCGGAGGTGGGGGTTGTTGCAGATAAACGTTCTGTTGACTGAACGAATTTTGAAGAGATGGCGCATATGGTGGATACTGTGTGAAAGGAGATCGGCTCTGGTCTAACTGAAACGCTCCATAAAGACCACCTGCTTGAGCTGGAAGTTGACCGGAGCCAGTGTTAAATAACACGGCTGGCGGAGAAGGTATAGCAGACATGCTACCATATTGCGCAGCTTGAGATCCTGGATATTGGGGAAActcctgaaaaataaaataatgatagtaatagaacaaaataGAACTGCACATTAAGCACAATCCTaagttacaaaatttatatCCTATAGCCTATGACAGATTCTGCAATAATGCGAAATACGAAACATGAAAAGTATAGGCAAGCATTTCCAAAATAATTTATCACCTGGTAATTAATATGAGAAGGTTGTCCTGTGGAATTGAATGGAGGTGGGCTCAATGGTCCTTGGAGACTGACAGGAGGATGCCCTATAGGACTTTGACCTGCTCCAATAGGACTTGGCCCTGGAACCGTCGAACCAGACTGACCACTGCTGCTGCCCGAGGATTGTTGCTGCGGCTTCACCTGCGGGGGAACCAGCTGCGCATCAGGCAAAGAGTCAGCATCTTCCCACAGGGGACATGGTGTTTCGTTATTTTTAGTTTTCTATTTACATCACTATCAACTGCCGTTCTAATCGATGCTGACGGAATAATGCGAATTTTGGGAAAcgattttctcttctttttctaaaTCTTCTTCTGAATTCTGGTGAAAATAGTTAGGTTCATCGCTAACCGCGTAAGTTTAATTAAGTGAGGAAAATCAATAATAAAGAGATTATATCCAGTAAAAGGGTATAACTGTTGAGATGATTATGATATTAATGCAACAAATAATAAAAGCAATGATAATATAGACAATAAATAATTtgagagaaaaaaatattataacaaaaatgataatgatgatgagcACGATAATATCTTAATAATACAATGGTAACGAAGGCAATTGATATGTAAAATGAGTATTTACTGATGTTAATATTTAGAAGAGATATGCCAAAACAGGAGAGAGAAAAGAATGGGgacaaaaagaaacaaaacaaaaagaatgaaaaaaaaaatgaacaaaTGACTCtctaatagaaataaaattgaaacaatGCGCGTTAGCCACTTACCTTTCTGATTTTCACCATGATAACTATTTAAGGGAATTTTCAAGTACGAGTAAAGAACGTTAAAATTGGGGTAAAGAACAGAATGAACAAACTGGAAAAAATGCATTTTACTCAAATTTATACTGAATGTCGAGTCAATTTCTAGTGATGTAATAGTTCAGATATGCATGCATGATAACATGATATAATGTTCGCGAAATGATTTCTCACCTTGCACACATTCGTTGAAGtagttatttcatttttcatgttATTTTGATTGTATTGTTGATGAGGGCTGTAACTGTCATCAACATCCGTACTTTCGAACGCTTGAGGGAAAGTATTAGCTGTATTGACGACATTACCATCCTCGTGCTCGACTACGGTTGGCATAGGTGCATTTTCCCATACTTTTTTTACCGATGCTATTTTTAAGTTAAGCTCTGCCGTAGAAGGTGAAATAGTATTTTGGCCAGTAGCCATGTGCATAGATCGGGTCATTCCTAAGCTTTTACTTTTGTCTTCGGTTAATTGAGAGAGATCTGAATCAAAGGTGAAATCTAATTTCATATCTGCGTTATCTTCGTTTTTATTAAACGAAAGAGGCATTTGAATCGGCTCttgatttttatcttttatcaaGTCACTTGGTTTATTTGAAAATGCCACAGGTAGActttgttgctgctgttgttgttgttgttgttggaTGGTGGCAGCGGTGTTACCTTCTTCTTCCAAATCTGTGCGTTTTTCAACACGTTGTTGTTGAGCTTTTATATGATTCGGAAATTTGGTTTTTACTGCTAAATCAGAAGGACCAGCCTTGGTAGTTTTAGAATAATTCGTATTCTCAAAGATTAACGTTTGCACAGGTGGTGAAGAAACATCAGAGACTGAATTTTTTTCAATCAGTTGGTCTTTCAAACTTTTTCCAGCATTTTTTTCGCCATTTGGTGAATTTCGTTGGCTACTATTACCAGAATTTGTTTGCTCATTAACTTCGTGGCTGTGAATATGACCATGTTCGCTCTGTGTAGATAAACCAGTTATCAACTGGATGTCAGTAGGAACAGCTGATGGAGAATTAGATTGTAATTGACTCGTTGTAAATGGTTTATCCCAAGCGTTTACAGATGGTGGAGGTGCAGGACCGCCGCTTGACGAATCTTTACCGAAATTATTTGATGAATTATTGATTTTAGTTGCATCGCTTGGCTCAGATGCACACatttgttgctgttgctgttgctgctgtttaGCTAGGCGCTGTTTTTGGAATCTGGGCGCAAGCTTTTGGCTTCGTAAAGTTCTATCATATTGTTTTTGTACCATATTTGCTGGTTGTGGAATGGCTTGACCAAGCAAAGGCGGTATACTTTGTATTTGTTGCAATGAAGTCGTTTGCTGTGAACCCCCATTTGCTTTCGACTTAGAACGATCGCGTTCTCTATCTTTCTCCTTTTCACGTTTCAAAGGTTTTGTCTCTTCTTTTTGGCCATGTCTAGATTCTTTTACATTCTTCTTTGAACGAACCTCTTGGAAACCATCTGAATCAACTTTATCTTCAACGATGTTAGGACTATCCTCCGTACAATTATTCGTTTCCATTTCGCAATCGATTATAGcctttttctcctttccttGGGATCTCTTATTGATATCATTGAGAGTTTGACTAACTAAATTAGGATCGCTTAACTTTATTTCATCTATACGATTCACCGTACTATCCTTGATCATTGATTTACCCGACGTTGTCGAATTGCTACCAGAAGTTTGATTTCTCGATCTTCCGTTTTGTACTTGAGCCGTTTGTATCAACGGCGGAATGCTGCTGGAATGATTTTTCTGATTGGCGAAACTGGAATTCTGTAGATTTCGTTTCTCCGCGCCAGGCGCCCGAGACGCTGTATTGGAagactttacatttttttctcgTTGTTCCCGATTGTTTCCTGTCTGTTCATTTCTACGTGAATGCACGTTTGACGCTACGACATTTTGATTACTACCCGTGCTTGCACGCGCAGAAAATTGTTTGTTACGACTGTTACGAGACTCTTTGTGATCCTCTGCGTGATCCTCGCTGTTCTCGGACGTAGTTTCCCAATCTTCATTTCCTACATCCGAAGATGTTTGCTTCGATACGTTACTACCACTGCCACGATAACGCAATTCGCGGTTATCTCTGCCCTATAATCATGGAATGGATTCAAATGTAAATTATTGCTTATTctgttaaaataatattatatagaaaTGGCTTAAATGTTTATTAAGAATACAAGAAGAAACGggggaagaaagaaaggaagaatataAAGAATGAAAAAACCGTTTACAAATTACCTAAAACTTACCCTTCTACTTCCGCTGCGAGTTCTTTTTGAGCGAGATTCCTCTTTTCTTGTAACTTGTACCTTTTGAGAAGGAACATTGCTATTTGTGTGACTTGTATCTTGTTTGTTACAAGATTGTTGAGTTTGTTGAGACTGCTGGTTTGGAGATTTGGCACGCTTTCCAGTTATTCCAGCAGTAAGTGCTTGTTGTTTTGCTATAATTTTATCGTCTATAGATTCATTCTGAGATGGTAACAGAGAATTTACCTCCTTTTCCGGAGTAGGCGTTGAAGGATTCTGTCGCAtagaattttgtttttcatcAATATTGCGCTCGGAGGAAAAAGGACTCTTACTAGATGGAGGTCCATATCCCTCCATTCGGCTGCCGGTAGCAGTTGTACTTCGAATTCGGAAACTACTTCCTCGACCGCGGCGAGAGGGTTCACCCGAAGGTGCAAAACCTTCACGACTTACTTTACTATCGTAAGTTCGTTTTTCGCTGCGTTGTGATTGAGAATAGTCGGCCCGTTTTTCATCTCGACCAGACACTATTACTTCACGACTGCGTTCTTCTTTTTCTGCTTTTTGACTAGGTTTTGGTGATCTAGCcgatttcttctcttctttgcCAGACTCTGTTGAGCCAGACACTTCATCAGCGCTATTTTCCGAATCCGTATGTCCATATGAACCACTTCTAGCAGAAGCAGGTCTAGTGGCGGCTCTAGGTCCACCTCTTCGTCCTCTTGTTTCTGGACCACGCCAACCTCGTGCATACACGCTATAGGTGCTGCCCCATTGACGTCCACCTCGAGAATCACGCACTCTGGAATTTGATCCGCCACTGCTAGTTCTATTCCGAATATTTTTTTCTCGTTTATCTTCCTTCACCTGTTGTTCCACCGCTTCATCTTCATTCAACgtgtcttctcttttttctaaaCTTAACTTCTCGAAATTTTGCTTCAAATCCTCCGAATCCTTGTCGTTCTTAATAGGTTCTGaagttttttcttcttccttttcgaaCGTCGGAGAAACAGCATCCGCCCAGGCTTTTGGCGAGTTATCACCTCTTTCCATTACTCGATTGTTTTCATTAACTCGATCGACCTTTCTATTCCAAACATCCATTTCCTTCTTCGCTTCTATAGTCGACGATGATTCTTTCGTCTGATCTTTTTTATCTTGATCGGAACTTGCTCGCTTTAATTGAGTTAGATTACGCTTTTCGTTTTTCAACTCGTCTGCTTCGATTCTTTCTTTAGTTACCGGTCCTAGCGGTTGCCTTCGT encodes the following:
- the nocte gene encoding no circadian temperature entrainment isoform X5 gives rise to the protein MSTLSGLVSKGEKGKSKFQSLDINSLYRVSRGESLEQHQQKNTLPRKHGMQSLGKVPSARRPPANLPSLKSEHSSNDPAVSLVPSGGSGWATTKESTTTTTATTTTTANSSSAQCVTGTITTSLHPLLPGQQNTSQSSYSSDVNNKSSWSAIMSRSGDGTVSGGQQQSQQQQQQQQQQTASRELSAQYGPGPSLRPQTEGSWIQGGSRTGSGAGIATTGPGSGSSGVQAPPLNITGSGGHTDISAGGRQNLVQSPNMGMGQGGPHNTSNSQNAVSSNSHQAGPNLHHYRGLIPPFMYRGNFSGGFPSQFPANTSSGAPRPRFNYPSERFPPPPVRQQERERVPDEEIITRPIIKEEDLTRMDDISRDAGWAAHDDIDYNQKLAFSDDEPDPEPSKKDERKDNKEEKIEENSTDDKEKTRDNRDNRETHDNRDSKESRDQATHRSWTQNTLSRDYRGSNGSGSYSGQSQLHSVHSLRGVEDDEAWNERRRLKVVEVASAVERARQRKEEEEKRYQESTRQAAAKKLQDLEQKLKEKQANESKGLISVPPVPIPVPEWERERENRERENRERERSEGKDEKSLNRELRETRDGPKDNRDSRDQLISDFRQGDRQSFTRQDSIRSDRDRERDRDRDQRDTRDRELHASSSRYYKTNLPPRFQKQQAEKINAGLNRVFPNTERSTTQSVPFSQQYDPGRWVHSHSSLIDNNLKASSSHGASQRRSRTDSDISTSMDDDRPPSRDYRGSLLRDDRYRHSSHRPYDTRKSGGYYDEYTRSCRDHDYDDRHSRDSWERERYFDDTKDRDSKDSIESRDNRETRDIRDNRTTRDTRDAREIRERDNKDKKDYDNYIKDPFDDRNRERDRERDRERDRERDRERDRDRERERERERDRDQRERSESTEWREERIIQDRMIDNRRDIQREERMERNERPQRPDSRDSRASRESKTSLRDDDSHKLRDCSSWVNEVVDYEENKRDVYHEDIRERERERERRQPLGPVTKERIEADELKNEKRNLTQLKRASSDQDKKDQTKESSSTIEAKKEMDVWNRKVDRVNENNRVMERGDNSPKAWADAVSPTFEKEEEKTSEPIKNDKDSEDLKQNFEKLSLEKREDTLNEDEAVEQQVKEDKREKNIRNRTSSGGSNSRVRDSRGGRQWGSTYSVYARGWRGPETRGRRGGPRAATRPASARSGSYGHTDSENSADEVSGSTESGKEEKKSARSPKPSQKAEKEERSREVIVSGRDEKRADYSQSQRSEKRTYDSKVSREGFAPSGEPSRRGRGSSFRIRSTTATGSRMEGYGPPSSKSPFSSERNIDEKQNSMRQNPSTPTPEKEVNSLLPSQNESIDDKIIAKQQALTAGITGKRAKSPNQQSQQTQQSCNKQDTSHTNSNVPSQKVQVTRKEESRSKRTRSGSRRGRDNRELRYRGSGSNVSKQTSSDVGNEDWETTSENSEDHAEDHKESRNSRNKQFSARASTGSNQNVVASNVHSRRNEQTGNNREQREKNVKSSNTASRAPGAEKRNLQNSSFANQKNHSSSIPPLIQTAQVQNGRSRNQTSGSNSTTSGKSMIKDSTVNRIDEIKLSDPNLVSQTLNDINKRSQGKEKKAIIDCEMETNNCTEDSPNIVEDKVDSDGFQEVRSKKNVKESRHGQKEETKPLKREKEKDRERDRSKSKANGGSQQTTSLQQIQSIPPLLGQAIPQPANMVQKQYDRTLRSQKLAPRFQKQRLAKQQQQQQQQMCASEPSDATKINNSSNNFGKDSSSGGPAPPPSVNAWDKPFTTSQLQSNSPSAVPTDIQLITGLSTQSEHGHIHSHEVNEQTNSGNSSQRNSPNGEKNAGKSLKDQLIEKNSVSDVSSPPVQTLIFENTNYSKTTKAGPSDLAVKTKFPNHIKAQQQRVEKRTDLEEEGNTAATIQQQQQQQQQQSLPVAFSNKPSDLIKDKNQEPIQMPLSFNKNEDNADMKLDFTFDSDLSQLTEDKSKSLGMTRSMHMATGQNTISPSTAELNLKIASVKKVWENAPMPTVVEHEDGNVVNTANTFPQAFESTDVDDSYSPHQQYNQNNMKNEITTSTNVCKLVPPQVKPQQQSSGSSSGQSGSTVPGPSPIGAGQSPIGHPPVSLQGPLSPPPFNSTGQPSHINYQEFPQYPGSQAAQYGSMSAIPSPPAVLFNTGSGQLPAQAGGLYGAFQLDQSRSPFTQYPPYAPSLQNSFSQQNVYLQQPPPPPPHAPNAPTPDMYQNNLSQYRITAAAAPPFGQNQQLSNNPNTVLISSSSNSLMSASVKPSSQPIGAIGTKAPHFQAPSAPQPNPLTYIPYDPNQVLGVSGSYMGNSQLVQRPGPNVQASANSYYSATSADVFPGSQTGFYQPGGATQQTGTHYGLQGFGQHSQSLATGSAAPVGLQNFSSGFLSSSGLQIAAAAQQFRNPTGGLPGPANTGPTFLSKHQPQEQPRQLKSPSGNQQDVLASVFSSTPQIPSPKSRNCKQQSSSQQPQPSPTQHHKYQQYQGVSQSTLILQQNIRGMGMPPRAGIQPSQQRYPPPIQRPVVPFTPGPNPNNPTQQQQQQPNCMPSQQQQQQVQINRHRPNLHQQQQQQRNMKMQQQYYSTQGNVKMDTNEKADSHNDKINDGSSGAQQGGAKTNVNSQDNDNKEEVNQQNE